DNA from Leptospira harrisiae:
GCAACTTTCAATAACTTTAATGACCTCATTAGCAATGAGCCGTTATTACCATTTTAACTTTAGAACTATACAAAATAAAAAAAGATTCATTACAATATGCAAATTTACTTTTATTGCATAAATTAAAAAAAAAATCACAAAATACGAAATAAAAGAAATGCTGTTAGATGAGAATTTCGAAGGCCCATTTAAAAAACGTTTGCAACAACCCCATCACAAAAAAGACTCAGATTCGTTTTTAAGCAATTGGGACTCAGGGGGCGGAGCTATGCCCAGCCACAAAAAGTAGAAAACGAAAAGTTATTATGTCTCATACAATCAAAACAACAGAATAAAATTGCCAGGAGCATGATAAACGAATTACAGAAACTAAGACGGATCAAAAGATAACCCGTTAACAATATATCAACCTTATACCACCCGAATACGCTGATCGAATAGCAACTGTACGAGAACATAAAACGAACAACAACTCAAAGAGCAAACATCTATTGGCATTTAACCGAAACAACAATAGGGAGAGTTATGCGACAGTGTTTAATAAATTTTAAAAAAATGCAAACAATTAGAAATAATAAATATTTAAATATCATATTCATAATCATACTATTCCTATCGATTTATTATATTATCCAAATATTATTACTTTACAGAGAAACTTTTGGAACTGAACTTTCAGCTATTCATGAACATTGGAGTGAATTTGGTGGATTTATCTCTGGAACGATAGGAACATTTCTTAGTTTTATAACTGTCCTATTACTGATAATTACAATATATCTTCAGATAGAGGAATTAAGAGCGACAAGAGAAGAACTAAAGTTTGCTTCCGAACAAATTGCTCAAAACAGATTAGAATCAGAAAGGAACAATATACTTTTTGAAAAACAAATTGAACAAGCGGAAATGCTAGCATTCGAACGAAAGAAAACAGATAGCGTTCTGAATGTTTTACAATCTCTAAATATTGATATTGAAAATCTTCTAAAAAAGCCAATACCATATTTAGTATACAATCCTAATACTAAAAATACAGTTGATTATCGAAACTTAATGACTGGTCCACTACTTTCTGAATATTTACATTACCCTGACCTCTCTATAAAACATATTAAGGAAACTGTCGCTTATGAATATGTTCAAGAGCAGTTATTAATAGCGATGGAAAATTTAAATGCGTTAGTTGAACAATGGAACGATTATTCCAGATTAATTCCTGATGAACCGGAAACTGGAACTCGACTTTACTATTCTAATAGATTCGAGTGGATAACTGACAATGTAAAAATTTTGAGGGAAAGTGTCTTAAAGCTAAAATAAACACCGTCGCATAACAGCGACTAACCGCTTCGCTTCGGGACTTACGCCCTCGCTCGGTCTGCGACACATAGGCTTCTGGCACTCCTCTTGCTTACGCAAGCGTCGTTCCAGTCCCTAACGTCCCGTCCGGGACTCAGGGCCAGCCTACGTCGGTTAGTCTAGTTCGTTATGCGACATTTTGAAAACTATTAAGAATTACATGAAAAAAATTATATTAGCTATTCTACTTGCAAGTTCATCTGTATATTCGGAACAAAATGCAGTTCAAAATGAAAAACTTTGGACTTTTACATTTATTAGAAATTCAACCTATTTATTTCCTTATGAAAAGTATGAATTCAAAGATACTATTGGAGGTTATAGAAATAAGGGGAATGAAACTGTTAATAACTTCGAGTTTTCTTTTAAGAAAAAATTGGAAAATTCAAATTTCTCTATATATACAGACTTTCTTGAATTTAACAAAAGAGCTTTCTCACAGCAATATGACTTCTATCAAAATAGTGAATTAGTTGCAACAGCACCCGTTTCAATTGGAGATTATTTTAGATCTCAAATTAGAATTGGATTTCTATATACTTTACCGAACTTTACTAACTTAAATATCATTATTGGATCACGATACATTAAGTCTGAACTTACCGATAATTATCCTTATATCTATTCTATCAAATTTGGCCAAAAGTATATAGGACCTGAAATTGGATTTGAATATCAATCTGATAAATATGCAAACTTCTTCTTTGCTACAAGACTAAGTTTTTTTCAACTATATGGAAGAATCTATAATAATTACTATTTTACTGCTTTGAATACGGATCAGGGATACATTAATGTTAATATACAACCTTATAGTAAATATATTGGCAGAGAGGTATATTTGAAAGCTGGATATTTCTTTACTGAAAATGTTTTTATGACTATAGGTTTAAAATCAATTGTAGCAAAAATCAAACCTGACGATATGAGAGTTTACTCTGGAGATTCTAGATATGATACCATACAAAATATCGAATATGGTACTCGCGGCAATTATACAAAAACAGAAACTTTTAGTTCTGTCGTTATTGAAATCGGAGCAAATATATAACTTCAAAACGTCGCATAACAGCGTGGAAACGCTGCGCTTCGGCACTTACGGCCTCGCTTGGGCTGCGCCACATTCCCTTTCTGTCACTCGCTCGCATACGCAAGCTCCGTGCCAGTCCCTAACGTCCCGTTCCGGGACTCAGGGTCAGGGAACGTCGTCTCCACTAGTTCGTTATACGAAATGCCTTAAATAAGCATGAAAAAAACTCATCTTGAAAAAGTTTATTACTATAAATCACATCAGAGAATCAATTTAATAACACCTTATTTAGTTAATCAGAAGACTAGTCCAAATAAATTCAGCCATTCAAAATGCAATATATAAGTATTATACATTAAATAATTGGAGATCTAATGAAAAGAAATAAATCTCACTCCCACTCGAAGGGAAATAAACAATGAAACAATTACCTTTGTTGCTGATTTTCCCATTTGTTATGCTATCTTGTTTTAAAACTGAACAAAGTGTTGATAAGACTATCGAAACTAAACTAGAACCAAAAATTATAGTAGATAAAGAAATTGGCGATGGCCATTTTTATAAAGAGTTCATTCAGAATATTAAAAGCGATGATTGTAAAGCAATTCAAGATAATCTTGATGAAGTGGTTTATTATTATTTAAGTGACTTTAGAGATGTAAGCTTTACTTTTAAAAAAATCGATCGATACCTTGAAAAACATAATAAATTTTCTATCTGTGATTTGTTTTTTAACTCAACTATAATGCAGACAAAATTTAGGGTTTTGTTACCTAGCAATGAAGAAATTATCAAATCTTTAATTTCTCCTCGTGATTGGCTAAATAAATCAAGGGAGATTCGATTTTTCGCTATGAAAAATAAAGAAGTAGATGTAGCCTTTTTTGGAGGTAGATATTTTCATCCGGACGAACCCTATAATGACTCACGGGATTTGGACATTTGGTTTCGTTGCCCCAGTGGATTTGATCAGAAATGTTTCTTATATTCAATCACGGCTTACTAAACATTGAGTTATATTTCTTTAGGCCGAAACTACATCTCTCAAAAATTTTCACTTCCGAAGCATAAGATAAAAATCGAAATACTCTTTATATAACCAAGGCACTTCGTATAACAGCACCTTCCCGCTACGTTTCGGCACAAGGCCTCACTCGGCCTGCGGCAAATTTTCCGCTTCCCTAACGCCTTCTACGAAGGCTCAGGGCGGAAAACTTCGGGAAGGCTAGTTCGTTATGCGAAATTATATTGCAAACAGTAAAATAAACTATGATAATAACAATACCGACAGAATTTAATTTTAGCAATAATGGAATAATAGATTTTGATAAAATATTAAGTGTTTTCAATTGGGAGACTAAAGAAAACGAAATTACAATTGATTTCAAGCAATGCTTCGACGCAAATTATCAAACATTAAGTCTATTAGTCCCTTTTATAATGAAAAAAAAATCCGAAGGGAAGCTGATCAAAATAATTTACAATGACCACCCGAGAAGTGCTTCGAATATGTGGAAGAAGATGGGAGCCCAAGGACTATTCAATGTATTATTAAATGAAACTAATAATTTTGTAAGTAACAAATTTAAGCCGATGTTTGCCCTAAGATCAAACAAAGATTTTCAATTAATATTAAACAAAATAGCGGACTTTACCGATGAATTCGATATTCAATATGAAAAAACATTACGTTATATACTTTCAGAATTATTTTACAATTCGATTGAACACGGTTGCTCTTACTACAATCACGGATATAAAAGTTTTCCACTTCCTGCTACAGTTCAATTTTCATTCTACGAAAAAAGAAATGAAATATCATTTATGATAGCAGATTTAGGAATTGGAATAAAAAAGCATATTGAACAAACATATCCTGGTTTCAAAAATGATATAGAAGCTATTACGCATTCACTTAAACCAAACATATCGGGTACATTCGCGAAAAGAATGCGAAATCCATACTCACAAATTAACAATGCCGGAATGGGTTTGTATTTATCTTCAAATATAGTAAAAAGATTGCATTCAGATATGTATATAATATCAGGAAATGGCATGGTCCATATTTCACCAAACGATATGACAACTAAAAATTTAAAATATAACTGGCCAGGTACATTTATATACCTAACGATCAAATTGAATCGACAATTGAATGAAAGCTTTGATAATCTATTAGAAACTTTCAGGAAATCTGCGCAGGAAGAACAAAAGCACAATGATTCTAAAGAAAACACAAACAAATTTTACGTAAATATTTTTAATCATTTTGGCTCTTTTGCAGAAGACAAAGAAAAAGCAATTAAGTTTAGAGAGGAAAAAATTATTCCCGCCATCAATGAAGGAAAAAATGTCATCTTTGATTTTTCAAATGTAACGAGTTCGCCACATAGCTTCATTAATGCTTTAATTGCATCCCCAATAGAAAAACTAGGATTGATTGCCTATAAAAAAATAAAAGTAATAAACGGCACAAAAGACATTAACGGAATTGTGGAATATATTTTCGAAGAATATACACCAGATCATTAAGCAATATAACTTCGCATAACAGCAACTAACCGCTTCACTTCGGGACTGGCGCCCTCGTTCGGTCTGCGACACATAGGCTTCTGGCACTCCCCTTGCATCCGCAAGTGTCGTGGCCAGTCCCTAACGTCCCGTTGGGACTCAGGGCCAGCCTACGTCGGTTAGTCTAGTTCGTTATGTGCAATGCAAAGAACATCAAATTAAAAAAGGATAATAAAAATGAGACTAGCAGGCTTAATTGTAAAAAATTATAAAATCATTGGAGACATTCCTTATGAAATAAGGATTGATGAAATCGTAGTATTAATCGGACAAAATAACGCTGGCAAATCGACTATTCTTGATGCATACGAGTCATTTGCTTCTTCTGGAAAAGAATTGGCAAAAACATATTTCCATAATGAAGACATTTCAAAGCCTATAGAAATTACTGGAATTTTCGATTCAATAACAGCAGATGACGAGGATACCATCGGGAAAAAATGGAAACATAATGATTTAAATTATGGCGAATGTATTAAATTACGATGGATATGGACTTTACCTGAAAAAAAGGCAACAAAACAATCATTTAATCCAGAGACGAATATTTTTGAAGAAGGTGGCATGGGCGGTTGGGATACACTTATCCAGAGTAGAATCCCACAGCCGATTAGAATTAAACCTACAGAGTCAGTCGAAACTACTCAAACAAAAATTGTAACTCTATTAAAAACAATAGTTAAAGATCGATTAAAAGCTGATTCAAGTAAAACAAAAGCAGCAATTGATGAAATTGAAAAATTAGCTCAAACTATTTTTTCTGAATCGAAAACTGCATTCGATGATATAGCAAATAGAATTACAAAAAATGTTTCTAATATATTTCCAGGAACAAAAATAGAATTAATTCCCCAATCAAAAGATGCAATTGATGAAAAAATAGTCGGAGCCGAATCATTTTTGAAAGTAGGAACCGATCATACCTATAATAGTCCACTAATGCAACAAGGCACTGGAATTCAGCGTGCGTTACTATGGTCAGCACTTTCTGTGATGTCTGACGTTAGCGATGGAAAAAAGAAAACAAAACAAACTGGAGAAGCTACAAGAATTCTATTAATAGACGAACCAGAAGCATTTCTGCATCCCCCAACAATCCGTGAAACTAGAGAATCTTTATATGATTTTGCATTGCAAAATCCAGATTGGCAAGTATTAGCTACAACTCATTCTCCTGTTTTTATTGATTTATCCAAAGATCACACAACAATTATTAGAGTCGATGCAACCTCTCCCACTCAGCGATACGTCTCGACAGACAAAATATCGTTTGAAGTAGATGAGCGAACAAGACTACAAATGATTCGTGCTTCAAATCCAATGGTTAATGAATTCTTTTTTTATGAAAATATAATTTTAGTAGAGGGACCAACCGAACAAATTGCTATTCACCATATAGCAAAAGAATTAGACTTAAACGTTCATGTAATAAATTGTTTCGGAAAAGCAAATATTACTTTGTTTGCACGAATCCTAAATCAATTCAAAGTACCTTATATTGTTATTCATGACTCTGACACTCCAAAAATAAAACGTAAAGAAAAATATATTCAGTCAGCTATGTGGACAATAAATGAGAGAATTCGTCAATCTATCGATTTCTCGCTCAATTCTAATTTGTATGTTCAAGTTCCCAATTTTGAAGGTGAATTTTTAAATGAAGAATTATCCAATGGAAAAGTGGACAGAGTTATTGAACTTCTTTCCGATAAAACAAGCTCTGAATATAAGCTGTTATTTGATCAATATACGAAAATATTAAAGAGAGAAACATTAGTCTTTCAAAATTCCGAAACCAAATTCAATGAAAAAATTTCAAAATACAAATTAGAGAATAAATTAGAAAATAACTCATTATGGAATTAGATTGAATTTAATCTTTGCACTGCGCATAACAGCGACTTAACGCTTCACTTCGGGACAAGCCCTCGCTCGGTCTGCGACACATTCCTCTCTGGAACTCCTCTTGCCTCCGCAAGCCTCGTTCCAGTCCCTAACGTCCCTTCAGGGACTCAGGGTCGAGGAACGTCGTTAAGTCTAGTTCGTTATGCGTAATTGCTCTAATTTTATTCTAAAAAGGAATTAAAAAATGAATGAAAATGAATTAGAGAAAATAATTATTCAAATCGAAGATTATTTAATACCATTCCTAAATTTAGATACATACGAAAAGGCACTTTATTATCATCTTTTTCGACACTCAAAACTAATTGGAAAGAATGAGCTTCAATTTGTAATATCGAGTGCACCTAAAACGGTACAAATGACCGATTATTCAGCTCGTGATCGAATTCGAAAATTAGATAAGAAGGGTTGTATCAGAATTCTAGAAACAACTAGAGATGGATTACAAATTGAATTATATCTTCCAGAACAGATTTCAGGTTGTATTCCACCAAAATCACAAACACTTGAAGAAAAAGACATTGAACAAATTGATTTTTATAAAGAAGCAAAGTTTAGACCATCTATATTAAAAAGAGAAAATAATCAATGTTTCTATTGTTTCAGGAAAATAAACTTAGATAACTACGTCCTTGACCACGTCTTACCGCAAGTTAGTGGAGGAAGTAATTCATATAAAAATATTGTTGCTTCATGTCATGAATGTAATTCTAAGAAATCAGGAAAAACTGGCGATGACTATGTCAGAGACCTTTATAGGTCAGGACTTTTATCTTCTAAGGAACTAGATAAAAAACTCAAAGAACTTGAACTATTAACTGATGGAAAATTAAAACCAGAAATTACTTAATAGGAACAGCTTGTATGACATTAATCATAGATATAATTACAGAAGAAAAAACTATAAAAATTTGCGACAAAATGCATTCAATCGACGGTACAATTGAAAATCCAGTTAAGGCTACCCTGAAAATGGGAAATTCGACCATACATATGCAAGCACCGAAAATCAGAATTAACTCTGGTACTAAAATTTTACAGTTAAACGATAATACTATAATTGGTGGTGCTGGAGTAATAAGCAAAATTGAATTACTTAAAAGTAAAATTCCATCTGACTTAAAAGATACAATTTTCAATTTTTTTGATGATTATTATTTCGCTAATAAATCTGATTCCCCAGATGAGCTAACAGTTTCATACAAAACAACGAATACTTTCTATACAAAAATTTATAGAAATATTTCAGATGAATATTCGTCCTACTTTTATTCCTATAACTTTTACCCAATATCTGATAAAATTGTGGTGGCTGCCATCGGAAGTGGTTCATCAATTTTTCTACCTATTTACACAAAACTTAGAAATGATAATAACCAAAAGTATAATAAGGCTAAAACAGAAGGAACACTAACTTCCTGGGAAAATGATTTTATCGCACTAATAAAAAGAATCTTTGAACATATAAGTCTATATGATGATTCTGTTAGCAAAGAAATAGAGCTGTATTCATTGCATCAATGAGCAACTACGCATAACAGCGTCTTCCCGCTACGTTTCGGCACAAGGCCTCACTCGGCCTACGGCAAATTCCCTTCCGTCACGTTTCTTGCTCCGCAAGAAGACGCGCCGACGCCAACGCCTACTTCGTAGGCTCGGCTACAGGGAACTTCGGGAAGACTAGTTCGTTATACGACAGTCAGCAAAAATATCACTCAGGAGATGGAAAAAGCTGAAGAAAATCTAGCGATTTCAGACTTGACAAAGCTAAAACATATATACTAAAATGTATATATGAATCGTGCAAAATTATTTAAAAACGGCGATAGTCAAGCGGTTAGGCTTCCAAAAGAATTTCGTTTTAAAGGTAAAGAAGTCTACATCAGAAAAGACGGAAATTGTGTCATTATATCGCCGATCGATGATGCTGTTGATAGACTATGGAAATCTCTCAATGATTTTTCTGATGATTTTAACATTGAAAGAAATCAACCGAAAACTTTCGATAAGCGAAATTCTATATGAATCAGTATTTGTTAGATACAAATATTTGCATTTATATCATTAACCAAAAGCCTGAAATCGTTTATAAAAAATTCAAAAAAATAAGCCTAGATAACATTTTTATTTCTGCTATCTCTGAGTTTGAACTTAGATATGGAGTTGAAAAAAGTCAAAA
Protein-coding regions in this window:
- a CDS encoding STAS-like domain-containing protein gives rise to the protein MIITIPTEFNFSNNGIIDFDKILSVFNWETKENEITIDFKQCFDANYQTLSLLVPFIMKKKSEGKLIKIIYNDHPRSASNMWKKMGAQGLFNVLLNETNNFVSNKFKPMFALRSNKDFQLILNKIADFTDEFDIQYEKTLRYILSELFYNSIEHGCSYYNHGYKSFPLPATVQFSFYEKRNEISFMIADLGIGIKKHIEQTYPGFKNDIEAITHSLKPNISGTFAKRMRNPYSQINNAGMGLYLSSNIVKRLHSDMYIISGNGMVHISPNDMTTKNLKYNWPGTFIYLTIKLNRQLNESFDNLLETFRKSAQEEQKHNDSKENTNKFYVNIFNHFGSFAEDKEKAIKFREEKIIPAINEGKNVIFDFSNVTSSPHSFINALIASPIEKLGLIAYKKIKVINGTKDINGIVEYIFEEYTPDH
- a CDS encoding ATP-dependent nuclease — encoded protein: MRLAGLIVKNYKIIGDIPYEIRIDEIVVLIGQNNAGKSTILDAYESFASSGKELAKTYFHNEDISKPIEITGIFDSITADDEDTIGKKWKHNDLNYGECIKLRWIWTLPEKKATKQSFNPETNIFEEGGMGGWDTLIQSRIPQPIRIKPTESVETTQTKIVTLLKTIVKDRLKADSSKTKAAIDEIEKLAQTIFSESKTAFDDIANRITKNVSNIFPGTKIELIPQSKDAIDEKIVGAESFLKVGTDHTYNSPLMQQGTGIQRALLWSALSVMSDVSDGKKKTKQTGEATRILLIDEPEAFLHPPTIRETRESLYDFALQNPDWQVLATTHSPVFIDLSKDHTTIIRVDATSPTQRYVSTDKISFEVDERTRLQMIRASNPMVNEFFFYENIILVEGPTEQIAIHHIAKELDLNVHVINCFGKANITLFARILNQFKVPYIVIHDSDTPKIKRKEKYIQSAMWTINERIRQSIDFSLNSNLYVQVPNFEGEFLNEELSNGKVDRVIELLSDKTSSEYKLLFDQYTKILKRETLVFQNSETKFNEKISKYKLENKLENNSLWN
- a CDS encoding HNH endonuclease; this encodes MNENELEKIIIQIEDYLIPFLNLDTYEKALYYHLFRHSKLIGKNELQFVISSAPKTVQMTDYSARDRIRKLDKKGCIRILETTRDGLQIELYLPEQISGCIPPKSQTLEEKDIEQIDFYKEAKFRPSILKRENNQCFYCFRKINLDNYVLDHVLPQVSGGSNSYKNIVASCHECNSKKSGKTGDDYVRDLYRSGLLSSKELDKKLKELELLTDGKLKPEIT
- the vapB gene encoding type II toxin-antitoxin system antitoxin VapB encodes the protein MNRAKLFKNGDSQAVRLPKEFRFKGKEVYIRKDGNCVIISPIDDAVDRLWKSLNDFSDDFNIERNQPKTFDKRNSI